A DNA window from Aureibaculum sp. 2308TA14-22 contains the following coding sequences:
- a CDS encoding site-specific integrase yields the protein MQKNSTFGVIFFTRKSRSNPKELSIYARITVDGIRAEISLKRCIEVCNWDNSKSRARGTASNSRNLNKYLDQVYGQLLDCHRQLLEEFKIISAKSIKARYLGEDDQLKTLNELIKYHNTNMVSVLKSGTMKNYYTTERYLNKFLVQKLKSDDIYLKQLNYRFIIDFEQFLRNYNPTAKRKTLTNNGVMKHLERFKKMINLAIKLEWLVKNPFSRFQMKFDKYDRQYLSQRELELIENTYFKSERLERIKDIFIFSCYTGLSYIDVKQLSVHQIVKGIDTNYWIYTKREKTNETVKIPILPKALVIVEKYKVISKEVGSELLLPLYSNQKTNSYLKEIAKACGIRKNISFHIARHTFATTLLLSNGVPIETVSKLLGHTKLSTTQIYARVLEHKISEDIQNLMIRFENKKRNTIESKRSLSIS from the coding sequence ATGCAGAAAAACAGCACTTTCGGAGTAATTTTCTTTACAAGAAAATCACGTAGTAACCCTAAAGAATTATCTATTTACGCACGTATTACCGTTGACGGAATACGTGCAGAAATCAGTCTGAAAAGGTGTATAGAGGTGTGCAATTGGGACAATTCTAAGTCCCGAGCAAGGGGAACAGCATCAAATTCTCGAAACCTGAACAAGTATTTAGACCAAGTTTATGGTCAATTGTTGGACTGTCACAGACAGCTTTTAGAGGAGTTCAAAATCATCTCTGCTAAATCTATCAAAGCTCGATATTTGGGTGAAGACGACCAGCTTAAAACACTTAACGAGCTTATAAAGTATCATAACACCAATATGGTTTCGGTCTTAAAGTCTGGTACGATGAAAAATTATTATACTACCGAAAGATATTTGAACAAATTTCTAGTCCAAAAATTAAAATCGGATGATATTTATTTAAAGCAACTGAATTATCGATTTATCATTGACTTTGAGCAGTTCCTTAGAAATTATAATCCCACAGCAAAAAGGAAAACATTGACCAATAATGGTGTAATGAAACATTTGGAACGGTTTAAAAAAATGATAAACTTGGCTATTAAATTGGAATGGTTGGTAAAAAATCCATTTAGTCGATTTCAAATGAAGTTTGATAAGTATGACAGGCAATATCTTTCTCAAAGAGAACTAGAGCTTATTGAGAATACTTATTTTAAGAGTGAACGATTAGAAAGGATAAAAGATATATTTATTTTTTCTTGTTATACAGGCTTGTCTTATATCGATGTAAAGCAATTATCGGTTCATCAGATTGTCAAAGGTATTGATACTAACTATTGGATTTATACAAAGCGTGAAAAAACAAATGAAACTGTTAAAATACCTATTTTACCAAAAGCCTTGGTTATTGTTGAGAAGTACAAAGTTATTTCTAAAGAGGTTGGTTCTGAATTATTGCTTCCACTCTACTCCAATCAGAAAACGAATAGTTATTTAAAAGAAATAGCAAAAGCCTGTGGTATTCGTAAAAACATTTCTTTTCATATCGCTCGGCACACCTTTGCGACTACGTTACTTTTATCTAATGGTGTTCCTATTGAAACCGTATCCAAATTATTAGGGCATACTAAATTATCGACTACACAAATTTATGCCAGAGTATTGGAACATAAAATTAGTGAGGACATTCAAAATTTAATGATACGTTTTGAAAATAAAAAAAGAAACACAATTGAATCGAAACGTTCTCTAAGTATTAGTTAA
- a CDS encoding TRAP transporter substrate-binding protein: MRYKLFFLAIFFISLSSCKKDDGTKMLYLAHSLPQSHPVHLGILEFQKALEVKSNGTLKVKIFPDAQLGSEREVLELLQIGSVAATKVSAATLSNFVPEYHILGIPYLFRDKEHQFEVLEGPIGKSILEKGSKFWLRGLCYYDAGSRSFYTSNKAIRTPDDLKGLKIRVMNNQMAINMVNAMGGSATPLAYGELYTAIQQGVVDGAENNPPSFVTSNHYEISKYYTLDQHSAVPDVLLIGTKYWEKLSDKEKVWVQEAADESAQAQKKFWNDSVEESMKIAKEAGVEIIIPDKSLFAEESKSVLEEFVKENPEMEKIVNQIKN; the protein is encoded by the coding sequence ATGAGATATAAATTATTTTTTTTAGCTATATTTTTTATAAGTTTAAGTTCATGTAAAAAAGACGATGGTACAAAAATGCTTTATTTAGCTCATAGTTTACCACAATCGCATCCAGTACATTTAGGGATATTAGAATTTCAGAAGGCATTGGAAGTCAAGTCTAATGGAACCTTAAAAGTTAAGATTTTTCCTGATGCTCAATTGGGTTCAGAAAGAGAAGTATTAGAATTACTTCAGATAGGCAGTGTTGCCGCTACCAAAGTAAGTGCGGCAACCTTATCTAATTTTGTACCTGAATACCATATTTTAGGTATTCCTTATTTATTTAGAGATAAAGAACATCAATTTGAGGTTTTAGAAGGACCAATTGGTAAATCTATATTAGAAAAGGGATCTAAGTTTTGGCTTCGGGGCCTCTGTTATTATGATGCGGGAAGCAGAAGTTTTTATACAAGTAATAAAGCCATTAGAACTCCTGACGATTTAAAAGGACTTAAAATTAGAGTAATGAATAATCAAATGGCAATTAATATGGTAAACGCTATGGGTGGTTCAGCCACGCCATTGGCATACGGAGAACTCTATACTGCTATTCAACAGGGTGTTGTGGATGGTGCTGAAAATAATCCGCCATCTTTTGTTACTTCTAATCATTACGAAATAAGTAAATATTATACTTTAGACCAACATTCTGCTGTACCAGATGTACTTTTAATTGGAACAAAATATTGGGAAAAATTATCAGATAAAGAGAAAGTTTGGGTTCAGGAAGCAGCGGATGAATCTGCTCAAGCTCAAAAGAAATTTTGGAACGACTCCGTTGAAGAATCTATGAAAATTGCAAAAGAAGCTGGTGTAGAAATTATCATTCCGGATAAATCACTATTTGCTGAAGAATCAAAATCAGTTTTAGAAGAATTTGTTAAGGAAAATCCAGAGATGGAAAAGATAGTAAATCAAATTAAAAATTAA
- a CDS encoding S41 family peptidase has product MKKIVLTVVSLLTLLFISCDKNADDPKEPTVELNNKINDFVWRGMNKHYYWQEDMANLADTKNDNTNEYNTYLNGYNDPEGLFESLLFGKGTTDRFSWFIDDYRASDEARRGINDAFGFEFGLSRVSNTSNDVIGFVTYVVPNTPASEAGLKRGDVFNVFNGVTLNLDNYSVVNKYYSDNNISMKFATINSDGSIVPNGNEASLTIRQVVENPVHYSSIINAGGKKVGYLVYNGFKYTFHNELNDVFGTFKSEGIQELVLDLRYNGGGAVLTSAYLSSMIYGGASENEIFAKLIYNDKNSNENSAYPFFDNGRIYDIDGNATGDIALNRLSTLSRLYVIISDDTASASEMVINGLRAYMGESNVILVGTTTYGKNVGSFTVYDSPDFTSSNINTAHTNAIQPITFKIFNKLDQSEYTLGFDPNIEEVEYVSDMKPFGDVNEPLLKRALDNISGAVSRTKSIKEPKLKSEKVFSSFDKRQFSREMYILPEELN; this is encoded by the coding sequence ATGAAGAAAATTGTATTAACTGTGGTGTCACTGCTCACCCTACTATTTATAAGTTGTGATAAAAATGCTGATGATCCTAAAGAGCCAACAGTTGAATTAAATAATAAAATCAACGATTTTGTTTGGAGAGGAATGAACAAACACTATTATTGGCAAGAGGATATGGCCAACTTGGCGGATACTAAAAATGACAATACCAATGAATATAACACTTACCTAAATGGGTATAACGATCCGGAGGGCTTATTTGAGTCACTTTTATTTGGAAAAGGTACTACTGACCGTTTTTCTTGGTTTATTGATGATTACAGAGCATCTGATGAAGCCCGTAGAGGAATAAATGATGCTTTTGGATTTGAGTTTGGGTTGTCCAGAGTGAGTAATACAAGTAATGATGTAATAGGTTTTGTGACCTATGTAGTACCAAATACACCTGCATCTGAAGCGGGGTTAAAGCGAGGTGATGTATTTAATGTTTTTAATGGTGTTACTTTAAATTTAGACAATTATTCAGTTGTCAATAAATATTATAGTGACAATAACATCTCTATGAAGTTTGCTACCATTAACAGTGATGGATCAATAGTTCCGAATGGTAATGAAGCTAGTTTAACCATTAGACAGGTTGTAGAGAACCCTGTACACTATTCTAGTATAATAAATGCAGGAGGAAAAAAAGTAGGTTATTTGGTATATAATGGTTTTAAATATACCTTCCATAACGAATTAAATGATGTTTTTGGAACTTTTAAGTCAGAAGGTATTCAAGAATTGGTCCTGGATTTAAGATATAATGGCGGAGGTGCTGTGTTGACATCGGCATATTTATCAAGTATGATATACGGTGGTGCTTCCGAAAATGAAATTTTCGCCAAATTAATCTATAATGATAAAAATAGTAATGAAAATTCTGCATATCCGTTTTTTGATAATGGAAGAATTTATGATATTGACGGTAATGCAACAGGAGATATAGCCTTAAATAGATTATCGACATTGAGTAGACTCTATGTAATTATCTCGGATGACACTGCATCTGCTAGTGAAATGGTTATAAATGGTTTAAGAGCTTATATGGGAGAATCGAATGTTATTTTAGTGGGTACAACTACCTATGGTAAAAATGTAGGGTCGTTCACCGTTTATGATTCTCCAGATTTTACCAGTAGCAATATAAATACAGCTCATACCAATGCTATTCAGCCTATTACCTTTAAAATATTTAATAAGTTAGATCAAAGCGAGTATACTTTAGGATTTGATCCAAATATAGAGGAAGTTGAATATGTTTCTGATATGAAACCTTTTGGCGATGTAAATGAACCTTTATTAAAAAGAGCTTTAGATAATATTTCAGGAGCTGTTAGTAGAACAAAAAGCATAAAAGAGCCAAAATTGAAAAGTGAAAAGGTATTTAGTTCTTTTGATAAAAGACAATTTTCAAGAGAAATGTATATTCTCCCTGAAGAACTAAATTAA
- a CDS encoding RNA-binding S4 domain-containing protein, translating to MRIDKFLWTTRYYKTRSKATEACKKGHIKINNTNCKPSKEVFIGEKIVVRKNQINYELEVLDLPPNRVGAKLVDLYRRDITPKEAFENMEVLKYSKDYYRKKGTGRPTKKDRRDIEGYTSDN from the coding sequence ATGCGAATAGATAAATTTTTATGGACTACACGTTATTATAAAACGCGAAGTAAAGCAACTGAGGCTTGTAAGAAAGGACACATAAAAATAAATAATACTAACTGTAAGCCATCTAAAGAAGTTTTTATAGGTGAAAAAATAGTTGTCCGTAAAAATCAAATAAATTATGAGTTAGAAGTGTTAGACTTACCACCTAACCGTGTTGGTGCTAAACTGGTTGATCTTTACCGCAGGGACATTACACCCAAAGAAGCTTTTGAGAATATGGAAGTATTGAAGTATTCAAAAGATTATTACCGAAAAAAAGGAACGGGACGCCCTACTAAAAAAGATAGACGAGATATTGAGGGCTATACAAGTGACAATTAG
- a CDS encoding TRAP transporter large permease, with product MSIEVISIIVLFVSFFILLMLKVPVAYSIGISTTLSLLLNIDKLPGLTTIAQRMTTGIDSFALLAIPFFILAGEIMKRGGIANRLINFAKSLVASLPGGLAYVNVLASMLFGAISGSALAAASAIGSIMTDRMEEEGYPRTLSASVNITASTTGLLIPPSNILIVYALASGGTASVAALFIAGYLPGILLGLAIMGYVAFIAISKNFKRGKRATFLEVWTFFRKAFFSLLLLVIVVGGIVAGIFTATEASVIAVLYAAILALVYGDMKMKDFPEILLTSGKTTAVVMFLICTSMAMSWLFSFEGIPEMISAFLLESLNNKIAIFLAINIILLIIGTFMDMTPAVLIFTPIFLPVVTTLGMDPVHFGIVIVLNLCIGICTPPVGTLLFVGSGVAKVSVTQVIKPLLPFLLIMIIVLMLISFVPEISMFLPRLFNL from the coding sequence ATGAGCATAGAAGTTATAAGTATTATTGTTTTGTTTGTTAGCTTTTTTATTCTTTTAATGCTTAAAGTCCCGGTAGCCTATAGTATAGGTATTTCAACCACACTAAGTTTATTATTGAATATTGATAAATTACCGGGTTTAACCACCATTGCCCAGCGAATGACTACAGGTATAGACAGTTTTGCGTTATTGGCCATACCGTTTTTTATACTGGCTGGTGAAATTATGAAGCGTGGAGGTATTGCTAACAGGCTTATCAATTTTGCAAAATCTTTAGTGGCAAGTCTTCCTGGTGGATTGGCCTATGTAAACGTTTTGGCATCTATGCTTTTTGGGGCTATTTCAGGTTCTGCTCTTGCAGCGGCTTCTGCAATAGGATCTATAATGACCGATAGAATGGAAGAGGAAGGCTACCCAAGAACGCTAAGTGCCTCTGTAAATATTACGGCTTCAACAACCGGACTGTTAATTCCACCAAGTAATATATTAATTGTATATGCCTTAGCAAGTGGAGGAACGGCTTCTGTAGCAGCCTTATTTATTGCAGGGTATTTGCCAGGTATTTTATTGGGTTTAGCAATTATGGGCTATGTTGCTTTTATCGCTATTAGTAAGAACTTTAAAAGGGGAAAACGAGCCACTTTTTTGGAAGTATGGACATTTTTTAGAAAAGCCTTTTTTAGTTTATTACTACTTGTTATTGTAGTTGGAGGTATCGTGGCGGGGATTTTTACCGCAACGGAGGCGTCTGTAATTGCGGTTTTATATGCAGCAATTTTAGCATTAGTTTATGGAGATATGAAGATGAAAGATTTTCCAGAGATACTATTAACGAGTGGAAAAACGACCGCAGTAGTTATGTTTTTAATTTGTACCTCTATGGCCATGTCTTGGTTGTTTTCTTTTGAAGGCATCCCTGAAATGATTAGTGCTTTTCTATTAGAATCGTTAAATAATAAAATTGCCATCTTTTTGGCTATTAATATTATTTTATTAATTATTGGAACCTTTATGGATATGACGCCAGCGGTTTTAATTTTTACTCCAATTTTTTTACCAGTGGTAACAACATTGGGTATGGATCCAGTGCATTTTGGGATTGTAATCGTACTAAACTTATGTATTGGAATTTGCACACCGCCAGTGGGTACTTTACTCTTTGTGGGCAGTGGAGTGGCTAAAGTTTCGGTAACTCAGGTTATAAAGCCTTTACTACCATTTCTGTTAATAATGATAATTGTTTTAATGCTAATTAGTTTTGTTCCAGAAATATCAATGTTTTTACCAAGGTTATTTAACCTATAA
- a CDS encoding RNA polymerase sigma factor, whose protein sequence is MQQTEFLNTVLPLKDKVFRLAKRLLVSIDEAEDATQELFLKLWKNKNKLGNYSSVEAFAMTMTKNYCLDQLKAKRSNNLKLVHSNYKDESVSLQRSVEIRDSVSKVHELIEKLPEKQKMIIQLRDIENFEFEEIGKILDLQPTAVRVALSRARKTIRQQLIKQHNYGIS, encoded by the coding sequence ATGCAACAAACTGAATTTTTAAATACAGTTTTACCTTTAAAAGATAAAGTTTTTAGACTAGCTAAGAGATTGTTAGTATCTATAGACGAAGCAGAAGATGCTACACAAGAGCTATTTTTAAAATTGTGGAAGAATAAGAATAAATTAGGTAATTATAGTAGCGTGGAGGCTTTTGCAATGACCATGACCAAAAATTATTGTTTAGATCAGTTGAAAGCTAAACGATCAAACAACTTAAAATTAGTACACAGTAATTATAAAGATGAATCTGTTTCTTTACAGCGTAGCGTTGAAATTAGAGATAGTGTTTCTAAAGTACATGAACTGATTGAAAAGTTACCTGAAAAACAAAAAATGATTATTCAGTTAAGAGATATTGAGAATTTTGAATTTGAGGAAATTGGCAAGATTCTTGACTTACAACCAACAGCAGTGCGAGTAGCATTGTCTAGAGCAAGAAAAACAATAAGACAACAATTAATAAAACAACACAACTATGGAATTAGCTAA
- a CDS encoding DUF4252 domain-containing protein, with protein sequence MKTITKILSIFIVILLFASCASSPSLQKYYIDNQDDKNFVSLDVPASLVSLKDNASPEAQETLESIKKLNILAFVKDKKNEAEYALESNKVKTIIKDNKYIELLRVKDKGRNIVIKYEGDEDDNSIDELIVYANDKSQGFALVRVLGDKMEPGKILKMVNEIGDIDGDSFKGLKDLAKNIK encoded by the coding sequence ATGAAAACTATAACTAAAATACTATCAATTTTTATTGTAATACTTTTGTTTGCCTCATGTGCTAGTAGCCCATCTTTGCAAAAGTATTACATAGACAACCAAGATGATAAAAACTTTGTTTCTTTAGATGTGCCAGCCAGTTTGGTAAGTTTAAAAGATAATGCTTCACCTGAAGCTCAAGAAACACTGGAGTCAATAAAAAAGTTGAATATATTGGCCTTTGTAAAAGATAAAAAGAATGAAGCAGAATATGCTTTGGAGAGTAACAAGGTTAAAACTATTATAAAGGATAATAAATATATTGAATTACTTCGAGTTAAAGATAAGGGTAGAAATATTGTTATAAAATATGAAGGTGATGAAGATGATAATTCTATCGATGAGCTTATAGTATATGCCAATGATAAATCACAAGGTTTTGCACTTGTTAGAGTATTAGGTGACAAAATGGAGCCTGGTAAAATTCTAAAAATGGTAAATGAAATTGGAGATATTGATGGTGATAGCTTTAAAGGCCTAAAAGATTTAGCAAAGAATATAAAATAG
- a CDS encoding TRAP transporter small permease has translation MGTAKTIFNKVNKLLEWSMIIIFALLVLDVLFQVFSRYIIGTSFTWTEEFARFSLIWLTILGAAYLNAKREHLSMDFLYEKLSTTNKRKASILIEVFIFLFALIVMVIGGLNLVYTTLHLEQLSGTLRIPLGYVYAIMPLSGLLIMCFSIYHISTIYSNKIKN, from the coding sequence ATGGGTACAGCTAAAACTATTTTTAATAAAGTAAATAAATTGTTGGAATGGTCTATGATCATCATTTTTGCACTTTTAGTGTTAGATGTTTTGTTTCAGGTATTTTCAAGATATATTATAGGAACATCTTTTACTTGGACGGAAGAATTTGCACGATTTTCTTTAATATGGTTGACCATTTTAGGAGCGGCTTATCTAAATGCTAAAAGGGAGCATCTGTCCATGGACTTTTTATATGAAAAATTATCGACAACTAATAAAAGAAAAGCGTCAATCCTCATCGAAGTGTTTATATTTCTTTTTGCACTGATTGTTATGGTTATTGGTGGATTAAATTTGGTTTATACTACCTTACATTTAGAACAACTTTCTGGAACACTAAGAATTCCATTGGGTTATGTTTATGCGATAATGCCTTTAAGTGGATTATTAATTATGTGCTTTTCCATCTATCATATTTCAACTATTTATTCAAACAAAATCAAAAATTAA
- a CDS encoding bifunctional 4-hydroxy-2-oxoglutarate aldolase/2-dehydro-3-deoxy-phosphogluconate aldolase, whose translation MAQFTRIEVAQAMKETGMIPLFFHNDIELSKKVLKACYDGGARLMEFTSRGDFAHEVFGELTKYAIEELPGMIMGIGSVTDAAAASLYMQLGANFIVTPVLREDIAIVCNRRKVLWSPGCGTLTEIARAEELGCEIVKLFPGDIYGPNFVKGIKGPQPWTNIMPTGGVSPTEENLKGWFDAGVTCVGMGSKLISKDILTNNDFKGLENKVKKALKIIKNVRK comes from the coding sequence ATGGCACAATTTACAAGAATAGAAGTTGCACAAGCAATGAAAGAAACTGGGATGATTCCTTTGTTCTTTCACAACGATATCGAACTTAGCAAAAAAGTATTAAAGGCTTGTTATGATGGCGGTGCAAGATTAATGGAGTTTACATCAAGAGGTGATTTCGCACATGAAGTATTTGGTGAGCTGACCAAATATGCGATAGAAGAATTACCAGGAATGATAATGGGCATAGGCTCAGTAACCGATGCTGCGGCTGCTTCATTGTATATGCAATTAGGAGCTAATTTTATAGTAACCCCCGTATTGAGAGAAGACATCGCAATTGTTTGTAACCGAAGAAAAGTATTATGGTCACCCGGTTGTGGTACCTTAACAGAGATAGCAAGAGCAGAAGAGTTAGGTTGTGAAATTGTTAAGCTATTCCCGGGAGACATCTATGGACCAAACTTTGTCAAAGGGATTAAAGGCCCTCAACCTTGGACCAATATTATGCCAACTGGAGGTGTTTCACCCACAGAAGAAAACCTCAAGGGATGGTTTGATGCTGGTGTTACCTGTGTGGGTATGGGATCAAAATTAATCTCAAAAGACATATTAACAAATAATGACTTTAAAGGATTAGAAAATAAAGTAAAAAAAGCATTGAAGATTATTAAAAATGTTAGAAAATAA
- a CDS encoding DUF4252 domain-containing protein, with protein sequence MKTIIYNNKMKTKNLIIALALVLTPLFTFAQSAFDNFADMDDVSVVKVNKKMFELMKGVASGTDDAKEYVSLISGLDNLRVLATENASIAAQMKAKVKSYLKSSNLSELMSVKDKEGNVKIYIREGKDEDHVKELFMFIDGISAHMKDEDRKPEAVIVSITGDIDLNKISELTDQMNIQGGKHLKDVKKKN encoded by the coding sequence ATGAAAACAATTATATACAACAACAAAATGAAGACAAAAAATTTAATTATCGCATTAGCATTAGTACTAACACCATTATTCACATTTGCACAATCAGCATTTGACAATTTTGCCGATATGGATGATGTATCTGTAGTAAAGGTTAATAAAAAAATGTTTGAACTGATGAAAGGTGTAGCAAGTGGAACAGATGACGCTAAAGAATATGTTAGCCTTATTAGCGGTCTTGATAACCTTAGGGTATTAGCTACTGAAAATGCTTCTATTGCAGCTCAAATGAAAGCTAAAGTTAAGAGTTATTTAAAATCATCTAACTTATCTGAATTAATGAGTGTTAAGGATAAAGAAGGTAATGTAAAAATTTACATTAGAGAAGGTAAAGATGAAGACCATGTAAAAGAACTTTTTATGTTTATTGATGGTATTAGTGCACATATGAAAGATGAAGATCGTAAACCTGAAGCTGTAATAGTTTCGATAACTGGAGATATTGATTTGAACAAAATATCTGAATTGACAGATCAAATGAATATTCAAGGTGGTAAGCATCTTAAAGATGTGAAAAAGAAGAACTAA
- a CDS encoding T9SS type A sorting domain-containing protein, translating into MKKVTLLITAFLSFLISNGQIETRYFPNGNSHEQFGINKSEFKANNVKSFSPFNIERMVEEDNKRKDVAAPFRFGKAFDTNISLDDGEWIDFGGGKLWSMEFYSKKAYSLNFVFNDFYLSENAELYIANDDGTMLYGPVTNKNNPKNGFFLTDLIGGDKATVYLFEPNDSKKESKLTITRVVHAYKKVLPTTSATGFDTSLECNNDINCYPSWDTHSDAVGLILLSNGNEWCSGSLLMSTDQSFRPYFLTAFHCIDTSNNGVISSSEESNAENWLFKFQYKMTSCNGNSANYGYTYNGAELRAAWQNTDFALMEMDQSPVGNNQISWAGWDKRSNTPTSGTNIHHPNGDVMKISFDNDNLTSNSSVLSWAGGTSSAINTHWVADIDNGAVQGGSSGSPIFNQNNRVVGQLHGGFPGCEPVMRYGKFNLAWTGGGTNSTRLSNWLDPCNTGSSTTNTTRSPSLSGNDFLCSSNTYTVFDLPSGSTINWTSSSNITRNSSQGANPCTFSAIGNGNGWIKATITNPSMCGGTTVIEKIVSVGKPDINDYTLVWSGPSCINYNWTNISFGVQKNSSNGCSLQNLPENITEVDWQIIPSQPINTTMNAGIYSCVTNSVIDAGVRVAFSSQNNPYVTTFRFRVKGNCGWSDWSIGHYYLAQSCNYYSYSVYPNPTSETLNLEKKQNKENTKEEETIDSYELYDLYSNLISKGSISNKMNIDVSNYKKGIYVLKIILKDKPEIHQVIIE; encoded by the coding sequence ATGAAAAAAGTAACTCTACTCATCACAGCATTTTTAAGTTTCTTAATCTCGAACGGACAAATAGAAACTAGATATTTCCCAAATGGTAACTCACATGAACAGTTTGGAATTAATAAAAGTGAATTTAAAGCAAATAATGTAAAGTCATTCTCTCCGTTTAATATTGAGCGAATGGTGGAAGAAGATAATAAAAGAAAAGATGTGGCTGCACCATTTCGTTTCGGAAAGGCGTTTGATACTAACATTTCCTTAGATGATGGTGAGTGGATTGATTTTGGAGGAGGAAAACTTTGGTCAATGGAGTTTTATTCTAAAAAGGCTTATTCACTTAATTTCGTTTTTAATGATTTTTATCTTTCGGAAAATGCAGAACTCTACATTGCGAATGATGATGGCACTATGCTTTATGGTCCTGTAACAAACAAAAATAACCCGAAAAATGGTTTTTTCTTAACAGATCTAATTGGTGGAGACAAAGCAACAGTTTATCTTTTTGAACCTAATGATTCCAAAAAAGAATCAAAACTAACAATAACAAGGGTTGTTCATGCCTACAAAAAAGTATTACCAACAACTAGTGCTACTGGTTTTGATACATCCTTAGAATGTAACAACGACATTAATTGCTATCCAAGTTGGGATACTCATTCTGACGCGGTTGGTCTTATACTATTATCTAATGGTAACGAATGGTGCAGTGGCTCCCTGCTAATGTCAACAGATCAAAGTTTTCGCCCATATTTCTTAACTGCGTTTCATTGTATTGACACATCAAATAATGGAGTTATATCATCATCCGAAGAATCAAATGCCGAGAACTGGCTTTTTAAATTCCAATATAAAATGACATCCTGTAATGGTAATTCCGCAAATTATGGCTATACTTATAACGGAGCTGAACTTAGGGCTGCGTGGCAAAATACTGATTTTGCCTTGATGGAAATGGATCAATCTCCGGTTGGAAATAATCAGATTTCTTGGGCAGGATGGGATAAAAGAAGTAACACTCCGACATCTGGAACAAATATTCATCATCCAAATGGTGATGTAATGAAAATTTCTTTTGATAATGATAATTTAACATCTAATAGTTCAGTACTGTCATGGGCTGGAGGAACATCATCTGCCATAAATACGCATTGGGTAGCTGATATTGATAATGGAGCAGTTCAAGGCGGTTCTTCGGGTTCACCCATTTTCAATCAAAATAATAGAGTAGTAGGTCAATTACATGGTGGTTTTCCTGGTTGCGAACCCGTCATGCGTTACGGTAAATTTAATTTAGCATGGACTGGAGGTGGTACAAATTCAACTAGACTTAGTAATTGGCTCGACCCTTGTAATACAGGCTCATCAACGACTAATACTACTAGATCGCCTTCTCTTTCTGGAAATGATTTTTTATGTTCATCAAATACTTATACTGTATTCGATTTACCTAGCGGATCAACAATAAATTGGACTAGTAGCTCAAATATCACACGTAACTCATCTCAAGGTGCTAACCCGTGTACTTTTTCCGCCATCGGAAATGGCAATGGTTGGATAAAGGCAACAATTACAAATCCGAGTATGTGTGGCGGAACAACAGTAATTGAGAAAATTGTTTCGGTAGGTAAGCCAGACATTAATGACTATACCCTTGTTTGGTCAGGACCGAGCTGTATAAATTATAATTGGACAAATATTAGTTTTGGAGTTCAAAAAAACAGTAGCAATGGTTGCTCACTACAAAATTTGCCTGAAAACATAACAGAAGTGGATTGGCAAATTATTCCATCACAACCCATAAATACCACGATGAATGCTGGTATTTATAGTTGTGTAACGAATAGTGTTATTGATGCTGGAGTTAGAGTTGCTTTTTCCTCGCAAAACAACCCTTATGTAACTACGTTTCGTTTTAGGGTCAAAGGAAATTGTGGCTGGAGCGACTGGAGTATTGGCCATTATTATTTGGCCCAGAGTTGTAACTATTACAGTTATTCGGTATATCCAAATCCAACTTCCGAGACCTTAAATTTAGAAAAGAAACAAAATAAAGAAAACACCAAGGAAGAAGAGACTATCGATTCTTACGAACTTTACGATCTATACTCAAACCTAATTTCTAAAGGTAGTATAAGTAACAAAATGAATATTGACGTATCTAATTATAAAAAAGGCATTTATGTCTTAAAAATTATTTTAAAAGATAAACCAGAAATACATCAAGTTATAATTGAATAA